One Vanessa atalanta chromosome 20, ilVanAtal1.2, whole genome shotgun sequence genomic window carries:
- the LOC125072113 gene encoding uncharacterized protein LOC125072113 — METSIDFSALYLATDVSGKFRLIPSFAFQMEKIPLMIFALKIVKPHYLGIINCQHKLCYALAPVDKLPDENNLITAAEKIGFRGDLNQSYLSQEEAPRVLSPFAEDDEDEDEQLEIENEEYELNI, encoded by the exons ATCTAGCTACAGATGTATCTGGAAAATTCAGGCTAATACCATCATTTGCGTTTCAAA TGGAAAAAATACCTTTAATGATATTTGCTTTGAAGATTGTAAAACCTCATTACTTGGGTATAATCAATTGTCAACATAAGCTATGTTACGCGTTGGCTCCGGTGGACAAACTGCCGGACGAAAATaat ttaatAACAGCAGCAGAGAAAATTGGATTCAGAGGTGATTTGAACCAGTCTTATCTCAGCCAGGAAGAGGCGCCACGCGTATTATCACCATTTGCTGAAGACGACGAAGATGAAGATGAACAATTGGAAATTGAAAATGaagaatatgaattaaatatataa
- the LOC125072112 gene encoding uncharacterized protein LOC125072112, which produces MHALFVLFLITTTEAKRALYDLPEIQSDYKVFNNYGNNEQSETIQQGLDFGHVYRNGFRDPRHKQQFELESEVPEPKYSGKMKEILKKSRQNKELNLKDQPLVFLSPRDEILHYKKYNKSFTRSEPNYDRESALKNISRPLGYDFSKLLERNLANPLANVRKKAYEEKYNKKLGRVKSKAIEPNGNLSDYFQGNTFVMKPNKEKSNWTTCSEFAKRAVFHPDDVVNTKWLPFYIWSTRGEKIPAIIHTFSYPTKKIVQFYKTTYSPYIRTLNWKEPKLLLKESRDILLIAGDRRGLFYGIPKQELPSAIEGKNITLPLITLRMKIHDPYLAMLFCEENYAVIMAELGTEPQTDQEKTLEASTLKFRGVGYTTYRDLEAEAILERMEKIKKLEAESRKIIQIPIPSGDVDFQVRH; this is translated from the exons ATGCATGCATtgttcgttttgtttttaatcacgACTACAGAAGCAAAAAGAGCATTGTATGATTTACCAGAGATACAATCTgactataaagtttttaataattacggaAATAATGAACAATCTGAAACGATTCAACAAGGACTTGACTTTGGACACGTGTACAGAAATGGCTTTCGAGACCCGAGGCACAAACAACAATTTGAGCTAGAAAGTGAAGTGCCTGAACCCAAATACAGCGGCAAAATGaaagaaatcttaaaaaaatctcgACAGAATAAGGAGTTGAATCTGAAAGATCAACCGTTAGTGTTCTTGAGTCCCCGAgatgaaattttacattataagaaGTATAACAAATCCTTCACAAGAAGTGAACCGAACTATGATAGAGAATCAgctttgaaaaatataagccGACCACTGGGATACGATTTCTCTAAACTCTTGGAAAGAAATCTAGCAAATCCTCTTGCTAATGTAAGAAAGAAAGCATACgaagaaaaatacaataaaaagttaggtagagttaaaagtaaaGCAATCGAACCAAATGGCAACTTATCTGATTATTTTCAAGGAAATACGTTCGTCATGAAACCAAATAAAGAAAAGTCGAATTGGACGACATGCAGTGAATTCGCAAAACGAGCGGTTTTTCATCCCGATGATGTAGTCAACACTAAATGGTTGCCTTTCTATATATGGTCTACAAGAGGAGAAAAAATTCCTGCAATAATTCATACTTTTTCATATCCAACCAAAAAG attgtacaattttataaaactacctaCTCTCCTTATATCAGAACATTAAATTGGAAAGAACCGAAACTGCTTCTAAAGGAATCAAGAGATATCCTCTTAATTGCGGGCGATAGGAGAGGATTATTTTACGGAATACCCAAACAGGAGTTACCATCGGCAATTGAAG GTAAAAACATAACGTTACCACTGATAACGTTAAGAATGAAGATACATGATCCGTATCTTGCGATGTTGTTTTGTGAAGAGAATTACGCAGTTATAATGGCAGAATTGGGAACTGAACCACAAACTGACCAAGAAAAAACCCTCGAAGCTAGCACGTTAAAATTCAGAGGCGTTGGGTACACAACTTATCGTGATTTAGAAGCAGAGGCGATTTTGGAAAGAATGGAGAAGATAAAGAAATTAGAAGCTGAGTCTAGAAAGATCATACAAATACCTATACCTAGCGGCGATGTAGATTTTCAAGTCAGACACTAA